Proteins from a genomic interval of Acinonyx jubatus isolate Ajub_Pintada_27869175 chromosome B4, VMU_Ajub_asm_v1.0, whole genome shotgun sequence:
- the KLRD1 gene encoding natural killer cells antigen CD94 isoform X1 translates to MAASQINPWNLISGILGVICLSLMATTGILLKHLLTKQSIQPTMPTMSPGLTTEIQKEADCCSCQEKWIGNQCNCYFFSTEFKTWEESRDFCASQNSSLLQIQNTDELHFMRSSANFYWIGLRYSEKHRAWLWENNSNVSQDLLPLIQNLNTKKCVLYSSYRRALDEPCGSTYRFICKQQLRRPGGSVG, encoded by the exons ATGGCAG CTTCTCAGATCAATCCATGGAATTTGATTTCCGGCATCTTAGGAGTAATCTGCCTTTCCTTGATGGCTACTACGGGGATTTTGCTGAAAcatt TACTTACTAAACAAAGTATTCAGCCAACAATGCCAACAATGTCTCCAGGACTAACCACAGAAATCCAGAAAG aagCTGACTGTTGTTCTTGCCAAGAAAAGTGGATTGGGAACCAATGCAACTGCTACTTCTTTTCTACTGAATTCAAAACTTGGGAAGAGAGTCGTGATTTCTGTGCTTCTCAGAATTCCAGTCTACTTCAGATTCAAAACACAGATGAATTG CATTTTATGAGGTCCAGTGCAAACTTTTACTGGATTGGGCTCCGTTACAGTGAAAAACATCGTGCCTGGTTGTGGGAAAACAACTCCAACGTCTCCCAAGATCT aTTGCcattaattcaaaatttaaatacaaagaaatgcgTACTGTATAGCTCATATCGAAGAGCTTTGGATGAACCCTGTGGAAGTACATATCGTTTTATATGTAAGCAACAGCtgaggcgcccgggtggctcagtgggttga
- the KLRD1 gene encoding natural killer cells antigen CD94 isoform X2, which produces MLRLSHPGALKNLLTKQSIQPTMPTMSPGLTTEIQKEADCCSCQEKWIGNQCNCYFFSTEFKTWEESRDFCASQNSSLLQIQNTDELHFMRSSANFYWIGLRYSEKHRAWLWENNSNVSQDLLPLIQNLNTKKCVLYSSYRRALDEPCGSTYRFICKQQLRRPGGSVG; this is translated from the exons atgcttagactgagccacccaggcgccctgaaaaatt TACTTACTAAACAAAGTATTCAGCCAACAATGCCAACAATGTCTCCAGGACTAACCACAGAAATCCAGAAAG aagCTGACTGTTGTTCTTGCCAAGAAAAGTGGATTGGGAACCAATGCAACTGCTACTTCTTTTCTACTGAATTCAAAACTTGGGAAGAGAGTCGTGATTTCTGTGCTTCTCAGAATTCCAGTCTACTTCAGATTCAAAACACAGATGAATTG CATTTTATGAGGTCCAGTGCAAACTTTTACTGGATTGGGCTCCGTTACAGTGAAAAACATCGTGCCTGGTTGTGGGAAAACAACTCCAACGTCTCCCAAGATCT aTTGCcattaattcaaaatttaaatacaaagaaatgcgTACTGTATAGCTCATATCGAAGAGCTTTGGATGAACCCTGTGGAAGTACATATCGTTTTATATGTAAGCAACAGCtgaggcgcccgggtggctcagtgggttga